The window TCGCCATAAACGCTGAGTGAGTTGTTGTCATAAGTCACAGCAGGGCCTTGCCAGCCTTCGGGGCGGACTTTGATACGTTCCTGTTTGTAGTTGTAATACGAGAATGGGGAGGACGTGTAGAAGTTTGAGGTCGAGTTCGTGATTGGGTTGGAGACCGGTGTAGAGGTTGAACTGTTGACTGGGAGCTGCGGAAGAGGAAGTCCCCCTACCGGCCCGGAACTGATCGTATGGTTGAGCTGCCAAGTGTAGTTTGGCATGACATAGTGTATAGTCGCCAGAGCTGGCGCCATGAGGGAGAGAGCCAAAATCATGGCGAGGATGCTGGGGAGTCTCGCCATTGTGCCTTGGTGCAGACTGAATTCTGTCTGGGACCGTAAATTGGTGAGAAGAGATGGTCCTTGAAGGTCAAAGGTAGAGGATCTGGATGAGCGGAAAGGGTTTGGAGACTTCCAACGAAGGCCGGGTGCCAGATGCTGGACGCCTACCTTCTCTGGAATCAACGTTGCTGGAcgtctccttcctctttaTACCGGCAACCTGTCCCGGCCGTCCCCCCAGTTTCCAGGCTGCGGCCATGTTTTGGGTTCCATGGCCGGAGCTTGACCGCCTTGCCTACCTAGTAGAATACTGATGTTTCGCCTGGAGAGAGGACCGCCGTATCCTCATACCATTAAAGGCGGAGACATGGGTCCCGCTCACTTGCTTCATCAGACAAGGTAGGAAGTGACATTGTTGGTGCACTTTCCACCTCCCTACTTGAACAGCCCTCCCCGCAAAACCTAAAACCAAACAATTGACAGGATCGAATCCATACTTACCCCTCTCGAGGTTCCTCATCTCAATTCCGAGTTCAGACGATGCGGGAATGAATGGGAAGCCCGCACCATATTCGCCGAAGACAAACGGCCAGCGGAAACACAGGCCGAAGCTGAAGGCCGCAAAATACTGCGGCAGAACCAACAGAGGTTTGTGAGTGACATCATCTTGTGAGATGAGGAAGTTGCAACATGTTGCACAACACGAGTTCTAGTGACATCTATTCTATCCTGTCTAACTCGAACTGCTTGGCTGGTAGTTGGGCCATATCAAGAGAGACACGCGCAGTATCACTGTGGTTGAATGTCATGTTGACAGACGGGAAGCCCTTCAAGATGCCCGCTTCTGTCCTCGACACACAGGCAGTGGGACTGACATGGACATCTTGGGTGGGCTGCCAGCTTCCAGATCTGACCACTCCTCGCTAGTGTTGCCGTCATCCTCGGGCCACTGCGGTACAGAGATCATGTCGGCAGCCACACCGTCCCTTTTCCAGACCCGGCCATCTTTCATGACAAAACTGACATTCCGCAAAGCCTTCTCGTCCTTTCGGGGGTCGGTCTCCAAAGCAATAATGTCCGCTCGATTACCCTTCtcaaaccacccaaacctGAACCCAGAAAGATCTCCACCACAAGCTTCCCAACCGGAAATAGTCGCCGCTTCCAGTGAGTCCTCGACAGAAACGCCGCACTGTATCATGATCTCGACTTCCCGTGCATTGAGGCCGTGACTGAACGTCCCGGTGtccccaccagcagccaagcGCACTCCATGGTCGTACGCCCTTTTGACCCTAAGCTTGCACTCCCGAAACATATCGGCAGGCAGCGCCTCGGCAGTAGCCAAAGTAGGGATCCATATTGTCTTTTTCTCTACCATTTTCTGGAAGAGTGGCTGCTCCAACTCGGCGGTATCCTCAAAGATGTGTTCAATAGTTGTGACACCTGCGTCTGCTGCCCACAGCGCGGCCTTGGTTTCGCCAGCGtgagcagcaacaggaaTCTCGGCTAGTTGTGCTTCCTTGACGATAGCTTCCATTTCTTCCTTGGAGTACAACGGAACTGCCGGGTTCCTCCTCTTTGGGGGGAACAAGACCCTTCCACCGGGTCCAGGCACATCTGGAGGGAACCGCATCGTTTTGCGTCGGTAATCACTGTAAAACTTGATCAAGTCGGCACCTTCCCCGACCCTCCTTCGGACGGCAGCTCTGACCCCGTCAACACCATCTGCAACGTCAGATGCTCGTGGGACAGAGAGTCCGAGTCCATTCCCGCCCAGCTTGTTTTCTACTCTGAGTTCATAGGAACCAGAGCTGGCAAGGGCGTCCGTGGCAACCAGGAGCCTTGGGCCGGGGGTCAAGCCGCGGTTGACGCAGTCCCGCAGATTAGCGTCGGCGTTCCCTAGGGCTTCGGTCCCGAGATCTCGGTAGGTGGTGTAGCCTGCCAGAAGAGCAGCGCGGGCGTGATTTGTTGCGCGGACGATGCGCTCGACAGCTGACTGGTCGCGCATTTGTTGGGTGCCATTGCGTTCTCTGTGATTGTTGTTAGCCATCAAATCAGTAATTCATTTGGAAGAACAGGGGCCATACTCGTAGGAGTGAAGAAAGATGTGGGTGTGGGAGTCTACTAATCCAGGAAGCACCACCTTGCCAGTGAGGTCGATATCCCCATCTTTGGCGGAGAAGCTCTCCCCGGGGCGTTCGGTAACGCTCACAATCTCGCCCATCCCAGGGTTGACTTCTATTGAGACATTCTTCACGAATGCCTTCTTTTTGGGgtcgaagaggagggaggtgtgtATGTGGAATGTGGTTGACGGAATTGTCATGATGACAGAGTGGGGCACACACATCTTTGCTTTGTAGGTGTATAGGACAGTGAGGGGAGCGGGAGTAGACATAAATGACCACGGAATTGCAAGGtgaaggaagggaaaggcGGAGGTGATCACTTATAGATAGATGTTGGGATGTCTTTAAATGAACCAATAAAAAAGGGGTTCCCTTGGGGCTGTCAGTGCAGCCGTTGGAGTTGCACCTGTGACAAGCAACAGAGTGGCCTTgtgcaccttgatggccagccTGGCCGCAAACACACCCACTCAGCAGCACACAACACATACAAAGAAATTTTACAGCGCACACAAAACTGGAGCGGTGAGATGAGAGACGGAGGTGGTCAAGACCAATGCGGTAATTCCACGCATCATTATATTACAATTTTTGTAAATTCATTACACCATCTCACCGTCACTCACTTCTGGTTCTTCTTCCTGAGCGTGGCCTCGTCCTCTGCTTGCAGCTCGGCATCGATCTTGGCGCCTCGAGATGGCTCGTTACCGTGCATCTTGGCCTATCAAACATGATGTTAGCCCATCTGATAAAATAATCGAGCATGATGACGGGAACATACAGGGAGTGTGGGGTCCTTCTTGAGTTGGGCTGTCTCTACAGAGTCTTCTGAGCCCTCATCCTGTCGCTCAGCGGCAGCACGGTTGACAAGAGACCGGTTATCCTCTGGTTAAGGTAGAGTTGTTAGTACTTTAGGATTTAGGAAACGACGATGCTGGAGGATTCGTACTGGGatcattgttgttgtgagaGTGCTTGACGCCTTCGTGGAATCGGTCTGACCCAAGCTCAGAGGACTTGGCGTTTCTCTGGTCGCCGGCCTCATAAACCTGGCTGTTCCCGACGTTGGAGTTTCCTGACATGATGAAATATTTGATTGCTTTGGTGTCAGAATAAGTAGTAAGAAGGACGGTTGtttgggtgaggttgggttgAACATGAGGTGAAGTTGTGTCAGCCCACAGAGCTCTCCCGTCCCTTGAATATATACATGATCACACAACAGGCCTTTGTAGATCGTCAGTTACTCTTTAACGTCATGGCCTCACACAAGCGCAGCAATGGCTTTCTTGGGACCCATCTACGGGCATGAGCTCACTGGATCtgctggggaggttggcgtgGTGAGCGCATACGTCATAGAAACCcacaaaagaagaggaaacaGTGGGGCATAGCACAACACACTTCCCTACTATACATGATAGGCATACAGTGAGTTATCCCGATCATGAAAATGCCACAGAAAGGCAGGCGATAGACAATGTGCCCAGCTTGTTGCTATTATCAGCTCGGAGAGAGCGCTTTTGTGCTGTGTACAAGGAGGATATCCCAGATCGGAGCCGATGGTTTTAGGGCCGAGACAACGGAGATGCTAGCGGCTTGGCAAAGAATTGGAGCGGAACAAGGATGGAAGCTGCAGCATCGTGATCTCCGATTGGTTAGAGCTCCCCGCTTGAGGTaagtggcccaagctcccaagACGCTCACGGTGTTTGCCTGCTGCGGACTTCCTTGCAGTCAACAACGACATCCAACCACAGTGCAAACAAAGCAACCAGACCAACATAAGCCCAGACACACCATTTTGAGCCTCAAAACATCAAGTGAAGACAAAATGGGTTTCTTCGTCAGTACATCCCCTAAACCCATCCTTAAACATGATCAATTATTGACTCATCCTCACTTACAGCGCAAGACCAAAGATATCATCACCCTTTTCCACAAGGCTAGCTCGCCAGGCTCGAAACGAGTGGCTGCTTTGCTCAAGCAAGCCCAGGTCGAGGCAGCTGAAAAGGATCTGAGGCCTGAGTTTGATCTCGAGGTCACTGAGCAGCCTCCTACTCTCGATCAAGTCAAGACCATTCTCGACTATGTCGGCCAACCCGGCATTTCCTCGGTTATCAAGGGCGCCACCAGTGAGAATGAGGCGCTTCAGAAGTTCAAGCAGAGCGCTGACAGCTTCCAAAAACCTTTGGTATGTCTCCCTTGTACTTTATATCAATGGGGGGATGCTAACTTGTTGCTCGATGAAGGTTGTCGACTGGGCCAATGGCAAGGCTCACGTAGGAGAAAACGAGTCTGAGATCCTGAAGATGCTCAACGCTCTCCCCAAGAAATAGAGTGGCATCTTTGCCAAGCCCCTTTCTAtctctctttttgttttgatatCAAAGAatcatcttctcccctcTCTGTATGTTAGCGAAGGATACTGGTGCTGTTGGGCATGTACGTGATGAATTAGTACTGTGTTCTCTTTAAGACCTCGTGTTGTTGTTCATATGCAAAGTTGATTTTTCATGTGACAGGTAGAGAGAGTATGGCCTCAGCACAGTGTATTGAGGGGGAAAAGTTAAATGTCTATTGTAAAGGTACCGCCAAAGGTCGACAATGGAGTGCGGAAGAAGTGAATAAGGGTGCTTGGGTGAAGAGGTAGGCGGGGCAACGCTCCTGGGTTGCTTCTGGCAGAGTCCCTCATTCAAGTCGAGCTCACCAGCAAGAGTCGAGATTTCTACGACAGGATTTGATATTGCCTGCATCACCTGAGAGACAATTCACTTTCTCAACAAAAGTAGGGTACACGCATGACTCTTTTTGCTCGCCACGACCTTTTcactcaacaaccaacacttCCCCTACGGcgacttcttcttctacGCAACCTTTTGTCCGTACAATCCTTTCCACACAACCTTCTTCCACACAACCTTTTTCCACATAACCTTCTCACAGATAACCTTTTTTCATTGTCTATCCCGCagccttttcttctctcatCACCTTCCGCACCACATTCTATACTTTCACGGGTGGGTTTATTGTTTCCCGccttttggcttttgccaATTCTCGATTTTGCTTGCGAGATTTGCCCAAAAAGTCGACCTTCGTGAAGTTTTGGCAGTCTTTGCCGACTTCTCCAGGCTACCTGCTTGGCCATTACAAGTTCTACACGACCACGAGGAACCACTCTTCGACTATTTCCTCTTCTCGCCAGCGGCCAGGGAAGATTTCATTCATCTTGAAGTTTCTCGGACTTTTGCTTCACATTCTACAAGGCCGAGCTTCGACTCCAGAAAACCAATTTTGGTCGCCATTTTCGCTGAGCCACATCACAAACAAGAAATAGCCGTCGCGACTTCAGTTGCTTCCAAGTACACCGAAATACCGAACAGCAGAGCTACGATactctcttccccttcatcgGAATCAAGTCGCCGACCGTGACATTTATCGCTCTCAAATCAGGCTTGATTCAGGGAACTAGGATCTATCTCGGGTCCGCGAAACTTTCAGTCTTGAAACATGGCTACTCTCCCAAAGGGCAGATTGGTTAGCTTTCAGATCTCGAGCAACGATAGGCAGACCCCCTCTGTCGTTGCCATGGCCTCTAATGGCACCCCGCTTCCCACTCCTCTCATGAGTTACTATTTCAAGATGCCTCGCAACTCCCCCTGTGTTATCTCGGTCAACAAAACAGGGAAGGCCCCGCGTATCTACAGCGACCCTCTGTCTATCCCCAAGCGCGATATCGAGTCTTGGAATCAAGCCAAAATTGAGAAAGAGGCACGCACGATCCGGGCTCAGCATCCTGCTCTGGCAGACAGCGTCATTCGTCCAACCTCTTGGGAGGATCTGTACAGGTACTATGACCCTCATGACCTTTGGCTTCAAGGTGCTTGGAACCTCTGGTGTGTCATTGATGAACTCGGATACCAGAACGAGAAAATGGAGTGCTACCGCCAACAGATGCGGGCGATGCAGAACCTGGGTCATCGTTTTCCCCTGCAACCCTACGAGCTCTCCATGATTGGCGATTTTGTTGAAGGTTGGATCTCATACGCCGAGAACCGGCTCATGCTCATCGAGTGGGATGGTTCATACGACATTCTGCAACTATTCTCACCGACGGACTGGAAAGAAGGCGGGATCAAAGGCTTAAACCAAACCCAGGCAGCCTTTCTGAGTGATGAGCTCACTTACTGGCATGAACACTGGCGTGAGCGATATGAGAACCCCGCCGCATTCTTTCCTCCCGATCAATGGCATCACCTTGGCGGGAAGTACGCGAAGGAGGATTCTCTTACAGAGCCCCGAAAACGATTTGGTACGTTATTCTTATTTTACTGGATTGTCCATGCTAATGTGTTGTCCAGTCACACCTTACGACAAGCCACTTGCTGCACCCAGTGACACTTTGCAgcatcccctcccaacagTACTGTCTACGACTCAGCCCAGCATCAAGCAGGAGGATTACATGCCTGTTCACAACAAGACGACTGGTGCTTACTCTCAGCCCGTAGCGTTCTCTAAGCCTGTTCTGAGCTTCAAGCCTGCGCCAGCTTCCCCCTCTGTGCCCGCTCCTCCCTTTGTACCAGCCTACCACTCTTTGCCAAAGGGCCACCCGATTGTTGTCAATGGCACCATGCCGGCGCCTCACAgcattgttgttgagaaCCACGCTACGTCAGAGGAAGCAAAGCCCGACAATGCTACCAAGCCAGCTGGGGACGGGGATGCCATCACAGTTGGCACCGAGGCCTCGGGCCCATCACGTATTCCTGAGCGTTCCCTAGAGGAAACTGTCGACAGACAAGAACAGCAATCAGCGACTGCAGACCCCAATATACCTCAGAGGGCCTACTCTTCCAGGAACAAGGGCAGGAAAAACTTTCCCAATCCTATCTCAACAAGGCCAATCTCAGATTCGACCTATACGAAGTGTTACAACCGGGATAAGTCTCCTGGTATTTATTCAGGGAAAATGTCGGCGGGTCATTTTGTAGCTTGCCCTTGCGGCCGCTGCAGCACACTGTCACGCACTGCTCTGGTCAAACAGATTGATCACTTACCAGGAATGACCCAATGCGAGAAGGTTTCTCGCTTTCAGGAATACTTTTCCCGTTATGGCGTGATTCAGCAGTGCGACATCAAAACTACTGCCAAAACAGGTAGTTGTTACGCTCTCATCCGGTATGTTAACGTTCATCTGGCTCTGGAACCTACTGTACTATCAGATACTGACACTCTCGTAGATATTCCCTTGAGAGCAGCGCTGTTGCGGCTGTGGCCTCTGCAGATGGGTTGCCTCTCTCCCCCCTGAGCTCAAGTATGCGTCTCGAGCATCCCTGGTACTCAAAATACTGGGCTCCGAGGCCATATACCAGAACTCCCCCAAAGGCTACACGTGAGACTCCACGCGTAACTCCTCCGTCCAGGCGACGGTCTCCCCCCGATCAGGGCTTCTTGAACAGAGGCACCgcgcaacagcagcatggTGGCACATCGTCACTCGGCTCTCCTTCTGGGAGAAAGAAGGTGGGACAACCAAGTATTTCCCCAGAATACATGCGTGGACCTCCTCCGGGATTTCCTCCTATCTCCCAGCCTCAAGCTGGCCTGAAACCATCGCCTCCTCGCATGCAGCCGCATACCGTTGGAGCTACCGAGTATAACCTGGACTATCACGGTCCTGCCCACCGGCAGCCCTGTGTTCCTTTTCACCACCAGATGGCCGAAATCCCTGAGAAGCCTCAGAATCAcggcaacctccccccagctcATCACTTCAACCAAAGCTTTCAACAACACGGTCCACCGCAGTGGCACCATGGACCACCTCATTGGCAACATGcccaccctcttccacctcctccgcccccgcaGCTGCCGCCGTTTTTTGGCCCTGCTAACTTCGTCGGCCCAATACCACAACCGCTGTATCAAGCACCACCTGTGTTCTACAATCAGGGAGGTCCTCACGGAAATGCACAATGTCCGGTGGATCCCCAGATGCGGAGCCCTCAGGCACGAACTAGACAGTCTCCTGAGCAAGACATGGTCGGGTCACAACCATTGTCACACTCAAGCTCATCGAGCAGCGCGCACACCACCCATGCTATATCACAAGTTTGGGTTGTAGTTGACAAGGCTGCTGCAGCGGAGCACACCAACAAGAGGAGGCCCGTGAAAGCTGGCACTTCTCCGGATGAGCCATCCACCCCTATTGATACTGTTTCAACACAGGAAGATGGGCGCGTTGCTGGCACACTGGAAAAGCCTGTCCAAGAAGGGGAGAGCTCGGACCAGGGAGGCACGGTGGTACGGCATGCGCAGTTCTCCATCCATGATGTGCGCTTCAGTCAGGATATGTCCGGCACAGTGAGGATCCGCCCAAATAGGCGGAATCAACACCAGGCCCTTCCCGCAGAGTGGTTGGTTGTGGATAGTCGAAGTGCAACTCCGGCCGAGCAGCGGCAACTTTCAGGATCCAAGAAGGGTAAAAATAAGAGGAAGCCCAGTGCCCGCCCAAGTTCGCGACCATCGACACCTGTCGACTTTTCCTCGAGCCAGGCTGAGAGCTCCAAGGCTCAAGCTTGGGCTTCGACTGAGCGACCCGAATCAGTCACGGAAAATGCTGCGCTTAAGGTCCCAGAGCCCAAAGGATACCGCGCAGATGCAGGTGGATCCCTCAAGCTGTCATGGAACCCCAGGGGCCCAGCTATCCGTGTCAACCACCTAGCCGACCAGATGTTACCTCCACCTCTGAGAACTGGATCACCTCAAGTGGGACCCTCCACGGGCCCTGTCCTCAAGGGCATCAACTCGAAACAGGCTCGATTTCAGCGGTTCGACTCCCTAAGCAGCATCCCTGACTGCCCGGTCCTCCCACGGGCGTGCGACTTATTCCCCAACTACCCCGATCTATCAACGTCTCCGCCCAAGATTGTGATGACACCGGCCGAGACAACCCCAAACGAGGAGATGGCTCCCCATCCGACTATCAACGGGTTGCTCAATAGTCCAAACCGCGGGATCTCAGACTCATCCCTTGCCCAAAGTTTCTACACCGCAAAGAGCACGTTCTCTTCCAGAGAGAACAGTCCTCCCGAAGCAGCCAAGGACGAGCTGTTTGTCTCGCCCCCAGAGACTCCAACCAAGACCAGCCAACCATCCTGGCGCACATTGCCTGCCCACTCAATTCCGAAGCTCACAGCAGCTGCTCCCGTCCTGGAGGTACCTGTGGAAACCCCAAAGCTGGATAAGGGCAAGAGCACAGCACCCCTCCAGCCCGAGACCTCCGTATCCAACTTGGAGACCTCAGAGCCCACCGACTCCAAACCAGAGGCCTCCAAGCCAAAGTccagcagcaagaacaagcacaaaaagaagaacaagaccaGAGCCGACACTGAAGCCggaccttcttcttctcagccacaagagcagcagcagcagttgcCGACCCCAGTTGGTTCAAAGCCCAACTCCCGccccgccacccccgccggcGACGCCAACGTCAGGAACCAAAAGAAGAGACAGGCGCACGCGAAGAGCAAAGCAG is drawn from Podospora pseudocomata strain CBS 415.72m chromosome 1 map unlocalized CBS415.72m_1, whole genome shotgun sequence and contains these coding sequences:
- a CDS encoding uncharacterized protein (EggNog:ENOG503P47E; COG:S) encodes the protein MGFFRKTKDIITLFHKASSPGSKRVAALLKQAQVEAAEKDLRPEFDLEVTEQPPTLDQVKTILDYVGQPGISSVIKGATSENEALQKFKQSADSFQKPLVVDWANGKAHVGENESEILKMLNALPKK
- a CDS encoding uncharacterized protein (EggNog:ENOG503P58K), which gives rise to MSGNSNVGNSQVYEAGDQRNAKSSELGSDRFHEGVKHSHNNNDPKDNRSLVNRAAAERQDEGSEDSVETAQLKKDPTLPAKMHGNEPSRGAKIDAELQAEDEATLRKKNQK
- a CDS encoding uncharacterized protein (EggNog:ENOG503NYXT; MEROPS:MER0005900; COG:G), with protein sequence MSTPAPLTVLYTYKAKMCVPHSVIMTIPSTTFHIHTSLLFDPKKKAFVKNVSIEVNPGMGEIVSVTERPGESFSAKDGDIDLTGKVVLPGLVDSHTHIFLHSYEERNGTQQMRDQSAVERIVRATNHARAALLAGYTTYRDLGTEALGNADANLRDCVNRGLTPGPRLLVATDALASSGSYELRVENKLGGNGLGLSVPRASDVADGVDGVRAAVRRRVGEGADLIKFYSDYRRKTMRFPPDVPGPGGRVLFPPKRRNPAVPLYSKEEMEAIVKEAQLAEIPVAAHAGETKAALWAADAGVTTIEHIFEDTAELEQPLFQKMVEKKTIWIPTLATAEALPADMFRECKLRVKRAYDHGVRLAAGGDTGTFSHGLNAREVEIMIQCGVSVEDSLEAATISGWEACGGDLSGFRFGWFEKGNRADIIALETDPRKDEKALRNVSFVMKDGRVWKRDGVAADMISVPQWPEDDGNTSEEWSDLEAGSPPKMSMSVPLPVCRGQKRAS
- a CDS encoding uncharacterized protein (COG:S; EggNog:ENOG503PH3A); the protein is MATLPKGRLVSFQISSNDRQTPSVVAMASNGTPLPTPLMSYYFKMPRNSPCVISVNKTGKAPRIYSDPLSIPKRDIESWNQAKIEKEARTIRAQHPALADSVIRPTSWEDLYRYYDPHDLWLQGAWNLWCVIDELGYQNEKMECYRQQMRAMQNLGHRFPLQPYELSMIGDFVEGWISYAENRLMLIEWDGSYDILQLFSPTDWKEGGIKGLNQTQAAFLSDELTYWHEHWRERYENPAAFFPPDQWHHLGGKYAKEDSLTEPRKRFVTPYDKPLAAPSDTLQHPLPTVLSTTQPSIKQEDYMPVHNKTTGAYSQPVAFSKPVLSFKPAPASPSVPAPPFVPAYHSLPKGHPIVVNGTMPAPHSIVVENHATSEEAKPDNATKPAGDGDAITVGTEASGPSRIPERSLEETVDRQEQQSATADPNIPQRAYSSRNKGRKNFPNPISTRPISDSTYTKCYNRDKSPGIYSGKMSAGHFVACPCGRCSTLSRTALVKQIDHLPGMTQCEKVSRFQEYFSRYGVIQQCDIKTTAKTGSCYALIRYSLESSAVAAVASADGLPLSPLSSSMRLEHPWYSKYWAPRPYTRTPPKATRETPRVTPPSRRRSPPDQGFLNRGTAQQQHGGTSSLGSPSGRKKVGQPSISPEYMRGPPPGFPPISQPQAGLKPSPPRMQPHTVGATEYNLDYHGPAHRQPCVPFHHQMAEIPEKPQNHGNLPPAHHFNQSFQQHGPPQWHHGPPHWQHAHPLPPPPPPQLPPFFGPANFVGPIPQPLYQAPPVFYNQGGPHGNAQCPVDPQMRSPQARTRQSPEQDMVGSQPLSHSSSSSSAHTTHAISQVWVVVDKAAAAEHTNKRRPVKAGTSPDEPSTPIDTVSTQEDGRVAGTLEKPVQEGESSDQGGTVVRHAQFSIHDVRFSQDMSGTVRIRPNRRNQHQALPAEWLVVDSRSATPAEQRQLSGSKKGKNKRKPSARPSSRPSTPVDFSSSQAESSKAQAWASTERPESVTENAALKVPEPKGYRADAGGSLKLSWNPRGPAIRVNHLADQMLPPPLRTGSPQVGPSTGPVLKGINSKQARFQRFDSLSSIPDCPVLPRACDLFPNYPDLSTSPPKIVMTPAETTPNEEMAPHPTINGLLNSPNRGISDSSLAQSFYTAKSTFSSRENSPPEAAKDELFVSPPETPTKTSQPSWRTLPAHSIPKLTAAAPVLEVPVETPKLDKGKSTAPLQPETSVSNLETSEPTDSKPEASKPKSSSKNKHKKKNKTRADTEAGPSSSQPQEQQQQLPTPVGSKPNSRPATPAGDANVRNQKKRQAHAKSKAERKRSAAAVSANKGGPSSSGADA